TTAATTGGCTCCCAGTAGCTGGGCCAGCCGGAGCCGGACTCGTACTTGGTCTCCGAGCTGAACAACGGATTGCCGCACGCGGCGCATTCGTAGACACCGTCTTCTTTATTGTGGAGTAATTTCCCGGTGCCCGCCGGCTCCGTGTCCGCTTCCCGGAGGATTTTATACTCTTCCGGTGACAGCTCCGATTTCCATTCCTGTTCCGATTTCTGGATTTCGACCTTCATAGATACGTTATTCTCCTTCGTCATTTCCTGTCCGCCGCACCACTGGATTAATCCCAGTAAAATTAGCCCAAAGATAATTATTGTGCGGGGCATAGGTGCCTCTGTTCTGTTAATCTAATTAGATCCTACAACGAAAATATGCGTGGTATTGTTTCGACGCCGTAATTTTAATTACCATTGTGCCGAGAAGTTCATCCCCGGATAAAGTTGGTTCCTGTCGGCGATCATGGTGGGGGTTAGTTGAAAGTGTGCTCCCTGATTCGGACGATTGGTATTCGTTTTCGGCGCGATGAGTTGGTAGGTATAGTACGCTCCACCGAGTCCGGCGGGGATATCCACCAGCGTCATAAAGTCCGCATCGTTGAAATCTCCGAGGAAACTGATGCCGCGAACCAGCGCCATGCCGGCAAGGCCGCCCAGTCCGACGATCCCGGCATCCCCAAGGGTGAGGTCGCGGCTTGCATTCAACCGATGGGCAGCATATAACCCCAAATCGATTGATCCGGTTAATAATCCAAGGACACTTTTATATTCGTCTATTTCAAAATAATACATAAGGCGAAATGCGGTGAAAGTACCGGCAAGGCCGCCGAGATTATAAAAAGCTGCGTCGCCAGTGGTTACCCGTTCCTCTTTGAAATACTTATGGCTCAGATAGCCACCGGCCAAAGCGCTGCCGTAGGTAATGAGCGATGCCGTTCGAAGATAGGCTTCCGGATTGTCGATTTTCGAGGGAGATTTTACCAGCAGAGCAAAAGCGGTGTAACCGTTGAGTGCGCCATATCCGAGATTCGACGTTATTAAATTGGCCTGTCCATCGCTGGGCTGCCATCTTTGGTACAGTTTTTCACCCTGATACACGCCATACGGGACGGCAAACATCATATAGGTGACCATGAGTTTTCCATCCGGATCAAAATCGAACCACCGTTCCCAGCCTACGGTGGAAATGAGCGGAAACGTGGAGAGCCATCCCATGGAACTCCCGGCCGCCAGCATGGTCACCCGCGATTGTGGCAGATCCATGGTTTCGGTTTTCTTCCAGCTGTAATAAAATCCCCCGGCGGCAGCGATTCCCTGTAGTCCGACGTATATTTGGCTGTTTTCAACGCCGAGTACGAACGGGATCCCCCATCCGTATAAAACGTTGCCGTAAAACATGGTTAAACCAATGGCATACGCCCGGCCTTCGTGGGATACCTGTCGTGTGGTGTCCGGAGACTCGGCGTACTGCCGCTGGTATTCCAGCACCTGGTCTTCGGTTAATCCCAGCGATTTTTGCAGCGAATTCAGCATCGCCCGCTCGTCGGACGTGATCACGCTATCGCGCATGGCTTCCTGGTACGCATTTTTGTAGGCGTCTGACTGGGCGAATAATCCGCCGGCACTCATCAGTCCGATACAGAACAGAATTATGTATTTTTTCATAGATTGTACTCACGGTCGGTTGTTTATCTTCGTTCTCCCCAAATATACTTCGCCGTGGTGTTACGCACACATTAATAGCATTACGGCAGTGGAGGGAGAATTAGCCCTGCTTATCGCAGGGAGACATCACAAAATATAAGATAGACTAAGAAATTGATTTTTTACAAATAATAATTGATGGCCTGGATTATTCATAAACTCGTGGACTTGTAATAGAAAAATTCGGTCTCTGTTGTCGAGAAACATCGATTTGCAG
The sequence above is a segment of the Candidatus Neomarinimicrobiota bacterium genome. Coding sequences within it:
- the msrB gene encoding peptide-methionine (R)-S-oxide reductase MsrB, which gives rise to MKVEIQKSEQEWKSELSPEEYKILREADTEPAGTGKLLHNKEDGVYECAACGNPLFSSETKYESGSGWPSYWEPINEDAVITRQDNKLLMRRTEVLCARCGSHLGHVFEDGPEPTGLRYCINSVALDFEGEEADTPQDTD